In a genomic window of Gossypium arboreum isolate Shixiya-1 chromosome 9, ASM2569848v2, whole genome shotgun sequence:
- the LOC108455865 gene encoding AAA-ATPase ASD, mitochondrial-like yields MAMVGEMWSHLGSTMGTLMLVYTVFKQFFPHHLQGSFEKYFNRIVRYAYPYVEITFDEFTGERMKRSEAYFRIKSYLSDKSTASAKRLKADVVKDSQSAVLSMDYNEEITEEFQGVKIWWSAKRTLSKTPRIAIYPADDEKKSYKLTVHKRHRELITQSYISHVMKAGKEIETRNRQRKLYSNNPSQDWDGYRSNKWSNVLFEHPATFDTLAMDAKLKEEIKNDLIKFSKGKDYYARIGKAWKRGYLLYGPPGTGKSSMIAAMANLLNYDVYDLELTAVKENTELRRLLLDTSSKSIIVIEDIDCSIDLTGQREKKTEKDGNEDEPSDPVTKRVKDKKKKNSKVTLSGLLNCIDGLWSSCGGERIIVFTTNYVEKLDPALIRRGRMDKHIELSYCCFDAFKVFAKNYLEVDSHSLFGEIESLLGETNMTPADVAENLMPKSDYDDVETCLKRLVEALKDTKEEAKKKVEDEARLMAEKEEEEKQRKKPEKEEKEQSGKDVKEVKENGVAKVGEEVKEIGVTH; encoded by the coding sequence ATGGCTATGGTGGGAGAAATGTGGTCTCATTTAGGCTCTACAATGGGAACATTGATGCTTGTTTATACCGTTTTTAAACAGTTCTTCCCTCACCATCTTCAAGGCTCTTTCGAAAAGTATTTCAATAGAATTGTGAGATATGCATATCCTTATGTCGAAATTACTTTTGATGAGTTCACTGGTGAACGCATGAAGCGCAGCGAAGCCTATTTCAGAATCAAAAGTTACCTCAGCGACAAGTCAACGGCATCGGCCAAGCGTCTCAAGGCCGATGTTGTGAAAGATAGCCAATCCGCAGTCCTTAGCATGGATTATAATGAAGAAATTACTGAAGAATTTCAAGGGGTTAAAATTTGGTGGTCTGCAAAGAGAACTCTTTCAAAAACACCACGGATTGCAATCTACCCTGCTGACGATGAAAAGAAATCTTACAAGCTTACAGTTCATAAACGCCATAGAGAATTGATCACTCAATCTTATATTAGCCATGTTATGAAGGCAGGCAAGGAAATCGAAACGAGAAACCGGCAACGGAAGCTTTATTCGAATAATCCGAGCCAGGACTGGGACGGATACCGAAGCAACAAGTGGAGCAACGTCCTGTTCGAACATCCTGCGACGTTTGATACATTGGCTATGGATGCGAAATTGAAAGAGGAAATCAAGAACGATTTGATCAAGTTCAGCAAAGGGAAAGATTACTATGCCAGAATTGGGAAAGCTTGGAAACGTGGATATCTCCTTTATGGTCCTCCGGGGACTGGGAAATCATCGATGATTGCGGCAATGGCAAACCTACTGAACTACGATGTTTATGATCTCGAACTCACTGCAGTGAAGGAAAACACGGAGTTGAGAAGGCTTTTGCTTGATACGTCAAGCAAATCGATTATCGTCATCGAGGATATTGATTGCTCTATCGATCTCACAGGCCAAAGGGAGAAGAAGACGGAGAAAGATGGAAACGAAGACGAGCCCTCGGATCCGGTCACCAAAAGGGTgaaagataaaaagaaaaagaatagtaaGGTTACATTATCGGGACTTTTGAATTGTATAGATGGACTTTGGTCGTCTTGTGGGGGTGAAAGAATCATTGTTTTTACAACAAACTATGTTGAGAAGCTTGATCCGGCATTGATAAGGAGGGGAAGAATGGATAAACACATTGAACTGTCTTATTGTTGCTTTGATGCATTCAAGGTATTTGCGAAGAATTATTTGGAGGTTGATTCTCATTCATTGTTCGGAGAAATCGAATCATTGTTGGGGGAAACAAATATGACACCAGCTGATGTTGCGGAGAATTTGATGCCGAAATCAGATTATGACGATGTGGAAACTTGTTTGAAGAGATTGGTGGAAGCTCTTAAAGATACTAAGGAGGAAGCAAAGAAGAAGGTTGAGGATGAAGCTCGTTTAATGGcggagaaagaagaagaagaaaaacagaGGAAAAAACctgagaaagaagaaaaggaacaAAGCGGTAAAGATGTGAAAGAAGTCAAAGAGAATGGTGTGGCAAAGGTGGGTGAAGAAGTGAAAGAAATTGGGGTCACCCATTAA